The Xenopus laevis strain J_2021 chromosome 7S, Xenopus_laevis_v10.1, whole genome shotgun sequence genome includes a window with the following:
- the LOC121396078 gene encoding neuromodulin-like produces the protein MDKKQRNPSLLTLYSVLKDFRAEYTDFEALASYYEHHYRVEFGENIILKHFLLTCDVDPRMRAKENVMHYWKMLHSLEVIKREYAALRKSAKLPPDHPTRVRNRRKQLEYLRLENTINQHLTHLHHEFLRELKLKKAARKKQVHSPAAEEKEDGAPAAEDEEALDTEDREEEAEGAPAEDPAVEEKMMEEQAPAEEEKEEEAPGAAEEEALASQEKGEGAEDKEEVDGPTNEDTAPPAEEQQVPEEEEKEEGAEVGGSAEEHQAPGMEEKTEEQSPAVEEKEEGADGEEGIMKDSLVVERPTLRKQFRKAIMKRLRRVWHSTQRLAACCCCCCRRPNTMA, from the exons ATGGACAAGAAGCAgagaaatccatctcttctg acgctgtactccgtcctgaaggacTTCAGGGCGGAATATACGGATTTTGAGGCCCTCGCTTCTTATTATG AACATCACTATCGGGTCGAATTCGGCGAGAACATCatcct aaagcacttccttctAACATGCGATgtggacccgaggatgagggccaaAGAGAACGTTATGCATTACTGGAAAATGCTCCACTcgctg gaagtgatcaagagggaatatgccgccctcaggaaatctgccaagctgcctcct gatcaTCCAACTCGAGTGCGAAACCGGAGGAAGCAGCTTGAGTATTtgcggctggagaat ACTATCAACCAACATCTGACCCACCTTCACCATGAGTTCTTGAGGGAGCTGAAGCTAAAGAAAGCTGCTcg TAAGAAACAAGTACACAGTCCTGCAGCTGAAGAAAAGGAGGATGGAGCCCCTGCAGCAGAAGATGAGGAAGCCCTTGATACAGAAGACAGGGAAGAGGAAGCGGAAGGAGCTCCAGCTGAAgaccctgcagtggaggagaagatgatggaggagcaagctccagcagaggaagaaaaggaagaagaagctcctggagcagcagaagaggaagctcTTGCCTCTCAGGAGAAAGGAGAAGGTGCTGAAGATAAGGAAGAAGTGGATGGTCCAACAAATGAAGACACAGCTCCTCCCGCTGAAGAACAGCAAGtccctgaagaggaggagaaagaagagggagcggaagtaggaggttctgcagaagaacatcaagctCCTGGAATGGAGGAGAAGACAGAGGAGCAAtctcctgcagtggaggagaaagaggagggaGCTGATGGTGAAGAAGGGATCATGAAAGATTCTCTGGTGGTGGAGAGGCCGACCCTCCGAAAACAGttcaggaaggccatcatgaagaggctccggagagtttgg cattccacccaaagactcgccgcctgctgctgctgctgctgccgccgaccCAACACCATGGCCTAA